A section of the Methanoregula formicica SMSP genome encodes:
- a CDS encoding metalloprotease family protein — MDPLPFLIVIASGIAIMCISVMLDNLWAQVLPLRFLYLAMRAPGVIVHECCHVLGCILTGAKITKVVLLSRDGGSVTYTRPKIPVLGDVIISSAPLFGIPLVLSGLTMLFSEYLGCVFPSFPSAIDSAGTLHALAVSVISVFDANLVSAFHPWFLLYLYLTTSLVLSMAPSSQDLRNAAFGIALVAVLGIVIIHSGIPWAVDILWKVTSVAGMGFTLGLAFGLIALVLSLPLFLWYVYISRPLVR; from the coding sequence ATGGATCCCCTCCCGTTCCTCATTGTCATTGCTTCCGGCATTGCGATCATGTGCATCTCGGTCATGCTCGACAACCTCTGGGCCCAGGTCCTGCCGCTCCGGTTCCTCTACCTTGCCATGCGGGCACCGGGCGTTATTGTCCATGAATGCTGCCACGTGCTCGGCTGCATCCTGACCGGTGCAAAAATCACAAAAGTTGTCCTTCTTTCGCGGGATGGTGGCTCCGTCACGTACACGCGCCCGAAGATCCCGGTGCTTGGCGATGTCATCATCAGCTCTGCGCCACTCTTCGGCATCCCGCTGGTGCTGTCCGGGCTCACCATGCTCTTTTCTGAATACCTTGGCTGCGTCTTCCCGTCATTTCCGTCAGCCATCGATTCCGCCGGCACGCTGCATGCCCTCGCGGTCTCCGTGATCAGTGTCTTTGACGCCAACCTCGTCTCCGCGTTCCACCCGTGGTTCCTGCTCTACCTGTACCTGACAACGAGTCTTGTCCTCTCCATGGCCCCGAGTTCGCAGGATCTCCGGAACGCAGCTTTCGGGATCGCGCTGGTTGCGGTACTGGGCATCGTCATCATCCACTCCGGGATCCCATGGGCAGTCGACATCCTCTGGAAGGTGACGAGCGTCGCCGGCATGGGCTTTACGCTCGGGCTTGCCTTCGGGCTCATCGCGCTTGTGCTCTCGCTTCCCCTGTTCCTCTGGTACGTATATATCAGCCGGCCGCTGGTCCGCTGA
- a CDS encoding thioredoxin domain-containing protein, with product MQNQEPGGAGEKGNRLSREKSPYLLQHAENPVDWFPWGEEAFLRAAREDKPVFLSIGYATCHWCHVMAHESFEDLEVAELLNRDFIAVKVDREERPDIDSTYMQVCQMLSGQGGWPLTIVMTPEKKPFFAATYLPKERRFAVPGLLDLLPRIAKAWREQRGELLQSAESITQALETRDAAPAGPEPDAALLDEGYEDLLLRFDPGYGGFSGAPKFPTPHTLLFLLRYWKRTGKKRALDMVVKTLDAFRDGGIHDHIGGGFHRYSTDAQWRVPHFEKMLYDQALLVIAYTEAFQATRNYRYRETAMSTVRYVLRDLTDPEGAFFSAEDADSRGGEGAFYLWTMGELEAVLEKDDAAIAGRVFNVRDEGNFLSPESTGAENILFRTRTDEALVSVTGIHQEELDERIASIRERLFAAREKRERPRRDDKVLLDWNGLMIAALAKAARAFGNGECRTAAERAMECILSRMRTGDGRLYHRYRDGERAIPGFADDYAFLGLALIELYECTFDPRYLAEALAIMKTFRDHFLDRENGGFFFTAGDAEALLVRDKVIYDGAVPSANSVACEVLLRLSRLTGTTEHEDLAAALARSFAGRVRESPSAFCWFLCAIERAVGPSQDIVIAGDSGSPAVQEFLAAVRSRYLPHCTVIHKPASDPDTIAALEALTPFTRNILADRNTPAAYLCSGSTCSLPITDPGLLAAELERGAKNR from the coding sequence ATGCAGAACCAGGAACCGGGCGGGGCGGGCGAAAAGGGCAACCGCCTCTCGCGCGAGAAGAGCCCGTACCTCCTCCAGCATGCGGAGAACCCCGTGGACTGGTTTCCGTGGGGAGAGGAGGCGTTCCTCCGTGCGGCACGCGAGGACAAGCCGGTCTTTCTCTCGATCGGGTATGCTACCTGTCACTGGTGCCACGTGATGGCGCACGAGTCGTTTGAGGATTTGGAGGTCGCAGAGCTGCTCAACCGCGACTTTATTGCCGTCAAGGTGGACCGCGAGGAGCGCCCCGACATCGACAGCACCTACATGCAGGTCTGCCAGATGCTCTCCGGGCAGGGGGGATGGCCGCTGACGATCGTCATGACACCGGAAAAAAAGCCGTTCTTTGCCGCCACCTATCTCCCGAAGGAGCGGCGGTTTGCCGTTCCGGGGCTTCTTGACCTGCTCCCGCGCATTGCAAAGGCATGGCGGGAACAGCGGGGAGAACTCCTCCAGTCTGCAGAATCCATCACCCAGGCCCTTGAGACGCGGGATGCGGCACCCGCCGGGCCGGAACCGGATGCAGCGCTGCTGGACGAGGGGTACGAGGATCTCCTGCTCCGGTTCGATCCCGGATACGGGGGATTTTCCGGTGCCCCGAAGTTCCCGACCCCGCATACCCTGCTCTTCCTGCTCCGGTACTGGAAGAGGACGGGGAAGAAACGCGCCCTCGACATGGTGGTAAAAACACTGGACGCATTCCGGGACGGCGGGATCCACGATCACATCGGCGGCGGTTTCCACCGGTACTCGACCGATGCACAATGGCGGGTCCCGCACTTTGAGAAGATGCTGTACGACCAGGCGCTTCTCGTGATAGCATACACTGAAGCGTTCCAGGCAACAAGGAACTATCGCTACCGCGAGACAGCGATGTCAACGGTACGGTATGTCCTGCGCGATCTTACCGATCCGGAAGGGGCGTTTTTCTCTGCTGAGGACGCGGACAGTCGTGGGGGTGAGGGGGCCTTCTACCTCTGGACAATGGGGGAGCTGGAGGCTGTCCTGGAGAAGGACGATGCCGCTATTGCAGGCCGGGTGTTCAATGTTCGGGATGAGGGTAATTTTCTCTCGCCTGAAAGTACCGGGGCGGAAAATATCCTTTTCCGCACCCGTACTGATGAAGCCCTTGTGTCAGTTACGGGCATTCATCAGGAGGAACTTGACGAGCGCATCGCATCCATCCGGGAACGGCTCTTTGCAGCGCGGGAGAAACGCGAGCGTCCCCGGCGTGATGACAAGGTGCTTCTCGACTGGAACGGGCTGATGATCGCCGCGCTGGCAAAGGCTGCCCGGGCCTTCGGCAATGGGGAATGCCGAACGGCAGCGGAACGCGCGATGGAGTGTATCCTGTCGCGGATGCGCACGGGTGACGGCAGGCTGTATCACCGGTACCGTGACGGCGAGCGTGCAATCCCGGGGTTTGCTGACGATTATGCGTTTCTGGGCCTTGCGCTGATCGAACTGTACGAATGCACGTTCGATCCCCGCTACCTTGCCGAAGCGCTTGCAATCATGAAAACATTCCGGGATCATTTCCTTGACCGGGAGAACGGGGGATTCTTTTTCACAGCCGGTGACGCAGAGGCGCTTCTTGTCCGGGACAAGGTAATCTATGACGGGGCTGTGCCATCGGCAAACTCTGTTGCCTGCGAAGTCCTCCTCCGGCTCTCGCGGCTTACCGGAACCACGGAACACGAGGATCTTGCCGCAGCGCTTGCCCGGTCCTTTGCCGGGCGCGTGCGTGAATCGCCGTCTGCATTCTGCTGGTTCCTCTGCGCCATCGAACGGGCTGTCGGGCCATCGCAGGATATCGTGATTGCCGGTGACAGCGGATCTCCGGCTGTCCAGGAATTTCTCGCTGCCGTCCGTTCCCGGTATCTCCCCCACTGCACGGTGATCCACAAGCCGGCCTCTGACCCGGACACCATTGCGGCTCTTGAAGCCTTAACTCCCTTCACCCGGAATATCCTCGCTGACCGGAACACGCCGGCGGCATATCTCTGTTCGGGGTCAACATGCTCCCTTCCCATTACGGATCCCGGCCTGCTGGCAGCGGAACTGGAGCGCGGGGCAAAAAACAGGTAA